One region of Bombus affinis isolate iyBomAffi1 chromosome 3, iyBomAffi1.2, whole genome shotgun sequence genomic DNA includes:
- the LOC126914647 gene encoding uncharacterized protein LOC126914647 isoform X3, with translation MLKWIKVRQDASATPTSLDHEKKDEVVAKVEVEEAAKEEEEDSGMEREDTPSNIELNDLRKDLFSQLQFSQESALPPDTLRRALAESFLDQQRFQLGFMDDAAECFENILLRIHLHIASGEAEDMCSARHCVPHQKFAMTLVEQSVCGACGATSEPLPFTQMVHYVSASALTSQARQTPPNSRNSPDLFGQLLRKAGGMGDIRDCPSSCGAKIQICRTLMNRPEIVSVGVVWDSERPSLEHIMDVFATVGTSLRLSDVFHSVVDSRWGASTVHNLVGVVTYYGKHYSTFFFHTKLKVWIYFDDATVKEIGPRWEQVVEKCRRGRYQPLLLLYATPGGTPVNTENAPKTVTPFPNGNGLKTPPKNNVRRSITPSPEKPSINSTARRAITPNPDSPPHPYTQRRIYSDYQNLTDIQNNIFGNQGVDTVDGEAESKYISRRAVENVMQQQKKQQMQLTRSLSAGSTPQDAISIPDHLNVPRRRDSGNWSGDRNSASSSSSTTMDNPYLYIVNKMQRNSGVPKSPTSKSGELSSSSSGHYDAGYDSYSLSSTDSLPLQQGLKHNLQLAQIPEGYQASSGDDCERLCKETDALLDKSRAAEDAGDLSTAVALCSAASSKARAAMDAPYNNPHTIRTARMKHNTCVMRTRSLHRRMLQEQATANGEKEEGAPEGRHSRENSKSGQHSRQSSRDKGNHSRQNSRELLVNPPSTTTDKPATKSIEIYATLPKKKTLRSKATAVNVIEDEEYMLYDRPMQRTGLFSRTKRCDDDKKDKKRARSEERNKNISKDFSIAPSRSSPSPKGTKVEKSKENDTIANNVRNSQPNNANGEQKQGKKQHKIRRKLLMGGLIKRKNRSMPDLREGQDGQTNASVEGTSNTLPKQSVDDSSVGLKGNEVCQSLSGYLSEGHLEFTGNSNGSPGSTSNPNLERSRLMRKSFHGSAGKVLHVAKVPPPPPLRTTSQLSKSKCSGEVHNEQQSEKSVYPTSESQCTSNPPQDQNGTYWNHVNATNSAGGANRTSNYTDYSSESHSLPFLPSYSMEQNGANVPTSCPSNYNSKPRIQDDVVQYANGILYEPTFVVTRADVHNEQSPVKQQNQVDSLPPYPESGNVSHSRQPSEDFPPPPYPSIHSVSHSRQASEDFPPPPPPIDESSNNVHDQQQYQEQYQHQYQQQQYQQYQQHQQQQQQQIVHMQQRQQQLDNQHISSLLSQLQMKRDQILACEAPREEKRSEEQEEEEKSSGETWLRELQAKQAERRMKKQGPLEQDIPKVRSSAPTISGPTIARRTSDLMMNSLGQNYDQSSRDVPDCPRVVSSVKDMAARFEQIKLQPVPKTEPDQKILMKQNVNCVSPSPLLDAPQDVQVEESRPMKLSTENVTNFTKTDNSSSQSIMNSSFESSSSQNSFISTTAPNNPMQTQQSGLNQAIMSMSLTLPHENGLPIDYPEDDISEVAMQNTIQNTTILPSEDDIAPRKVKRRIGKKKSVSFCDQVVLVATAEDDEKDSYIPNPILERVLRSAMNKPETAQVLREIRSLQEAEMNRENCTATKFQQQTLPLKSEADSVPATPYQDQLRSVNPIPIPDTIKPTFGRQNSNESVGSLSDKKLCGSYGNEGQDVVRDTYSGLPNVSKPPTSYSPQLQQQIRYSQNGYMPYLQSQSTYPQAQTSHPRNQGIPLSQTQKPASPYPTQIQYVQNNVQQQKGMSQKSSYQTYYQLEQQHNQMNKQMSQQQQPNMNQRITNHNASPITVQHSQQQFVYPPTQSPSPYQNQYSHSSYQGYPYQSVPQQNRINQPLPQYQPPPNPPTSYQQQQSMQNYQQRHDNYQRAPQKADQQNILAPNQTYPNALQNGQIQSNMKYPTYQHPPVSKQSKQMHFVPTSKGNPTVAQSTSPLQKPTVGGTARTAPCHLCRKKQVTEPAIYCSDCDFYMSRFRPKN, from the exons ATGTTGAAGTGGATAAAAGTTCGCCAGGACGCGTCGGCGACGCCGACGTCGCTCGATCACGAAAAGAAGGACGAGGTGGTGGCAAAGGTCGAAGTTGAAGAAGCGGCgaaagaagaggaggaagacaGTGGGATGGAAAGGGAGGATACGCCATCCAACATCGAGTTGAACGATCTACGAAAA GACCTTTTCTCGCAGCTGCAGTTTTCGCAAGAGAGCGCGCTGCCGCCCGACACGCTGCGCCGCGCTCTGGCCGAGAGCTTTCTCGACCAGCAAAGGTTCCAGCTCGGATTCATGGACGACGCTGCGGAATGTTTC GAAAACATTCTTCTGCGTATACATCTTCACATAGCCAGCGGAGAGGCGGAAGACATGTGCAGCGCGAGACACTGCGTGCCACATCAGAAGTTCGCCATGACGTTGGTCGAGCAAAGCGTTTGCGGAGCTTGCGGCGCAACCTCGGAGCCTCTGCCTTTTACACAG ATGGTTCATTACGTGTCAGCGTCGGCACTGACGTCGCAAGCTCGACAGACACCTCCGAATTCGCGAAACAGTCCGGATCTCTTCGGTCAGCTCTTGCGAAAAGCTGGAGGCATGGGCGACATCAGGGACTGCCCC AGCTCCTGTGGTGCGAAAATCCAAATCTGTCGGACCCTGATGAACCGACCGGAAATCGTTTCCGTCGGAGTCGTATGGGATAGCGAACGGCCGTCGTTGGAGCATATCATGGACGTTTTCGCAACCGTGGGAACGTCCCTCAGATTGAGCGATGTTTTCCATAGTGTAGTGGACTCTCGATGGGGTGCCTCGACCGTGCACAATCTCGTTGGAGTCGTCACATATTACGGGAAACACTACTCCACCTTCTTTTTTCACACTAAACTGAAG GTATGGATTTACTTTGACGACGCAACCGTCAAAGAAATTGGACCACGGTGGGAACAGGTGGTGGAAAAGTGCAGAAGAGGCAGGTATCAGCCGTTGCTTTTGCTGTACGCAACTCCTGGAGGAACTCCAGTGAATACGGAGAATGCCCCGAAAACCGTGACGCCTTTTCCGAACGGAAATGGACTGAAGACACCCCCGAAGAATAATGTTCGACGATCGATCACGCCCAGCCCGGAAAAACCATCGATCAACAGTACCGCCAGACGTGCCATCACACCAAATCCTGATAGTCCTCCTCACCCTTATACGCAACGCAGGATTTATAGTGATTATCAGAATCTGACGGACATTCAGAACAACATCTTTGGAAATCAG GGTGTTGATACCGTCGATGGAGAGGCGGAATCCAAGTATATCAGTCGACGTGCCGTGGAAAACGTGATGCAACAGCAGAAGAAACAGCAAATGCAGCTGACACGTAGTCTAAGTGCAGGATCGACACCACAGGATGCTATCAGTATTCCTGACCACTTGAACGTACCACGGAGGCGAGATTCTGGAAACTGGTCTGGTGACCGGAATAGCGCTTCCTCGAGTTCCTCCACCACAATGGATAATCCGTATTTGTACATCGTCAATAAAATGCAGAGGAACTCGGGTGTGCCAAAAAGCCCGACCAGCAAATCTGGAGAACTCTCAAGTAGTAGCAGTGGCCATTACGACGCTGGATACGACTCGTATTCTTTGTCGTCCACGGATAGCCTTCCGCTCCAGCAAGGGCTAAAGCATAACCTGCAG CTTGCCCAGATTCCGGAAGGCTACCAAGCTTCCTCAGGCGACGACTGCGAACGCCTCTGCAAAGAAACCGACGCACTTTTGGACAAATCTCGAGCTGCTGAGGACGCGGGCGATCTCAGCACCGCGGTCGCTTTGTGCAGTGCAGCCAGCAGTAAAGCTAGAGCCGCCATGGATGCACCGTACAACAACCCTCACACTATCAGAACAGCAAGGATGAAGCACAATACTTGCGTGATGAGGACCAGGAGTCTCCACAGAAGAATGTTGCAGGAACAGGCAACAGCAAATGGAGAAAAGGAAG AAGGAGCACCAGAAGGTAGACATTCACGAGAGAACAGCAAATCTGGCCAACACTCTCGACAGAGTTCCAGGGACAAAGGAAATCATTCCCGACAAAACAGCCGAGAACTCCTAGTAAATCCTCCCTCTACAACTACCGACAAACCTGCCACAAAGAGCATCGAGATCTACGCCACGTTACCAAAAAAGAAGACCTTACGCAGCAAGGCAACAGCCGTGAATGTGATCGAGGATGAGGAATACATGTTATACGATCGACCAATGCAAAGAACAGGATTATTCAGTCGTACCAAACGTTGTGACGACGATAAGAAAGACAAGAAACGAGCTCGAAgtgaagaaagaaacaaaaacatCTCTAAAGACTTCTCCATCGCTCCGTCCCGTTCTTCTCCTTCGCCGAAAGGAACCAAAGTGGAAAAATCTAAAGAAAATGACACGATTGCCAATAATGTACGAAATTCTCAACCGAATAACGCCAATGGTGAACAAAAACAAGGCAAGAAGCAACACAAAATTAGAAGAAAATTATTGATGGGTGGGTTGATCAAGAGGAAGAATAGGAGCATGCCAGATTTACGAGAAGGCCAAGATGGACAAACAAACGCCAGCGTGGAGGGTACCTCCAACACTTTACCGAAGCAGTCAGTGGACGATTCAAGCGTTGGTTTAAAGGGAAACGAGGTGTGCCAATCTCTGAGTGGCTATTTATCAGAAGGACACCTAGAGTTTACTGGAAATAGTAATGGCAGCCCAGGCAGTACTAGTAATCCAAATTTGGAGAGAAGTCGTCTAATGAGAAAGAGCTTCCACGGCAGCGCCGGCAAAGTGTTACACGTAGCGAAGGTTCCTCCGCCTCCTCCGCTCAGGACCACTTCTCAACTTAGCAAGTCTAAGTGTTCGGGCGAAGTGCACAACGAGCAGCAATCTGAAAAATCGGTCTATCCAACATCAGAAAGTCAATGTACTTCTAATCCACCTCAAGATCAGAATGGAACATATTGGAATCATGTAAACGCGACAAATTCAGCTGGTGGAGCTAATAGAACATCTAATTACACCGATTACTCGTCCGAGTCTCATTCTCTTCCATTCTTACCCTCTTATAGTATGGAACAAAATGGCGCGAATGTACCAACGTCCTGCCCGTCGAATTATAACAGCAAACCTAGAATTCAGGATGACGTGGTGCAGTATGCTAATGGAATCTTGTACGAACCTACGTTTGTGGTTACCAGAGCGGATGTGCACAATGAACAGAGTCCTGTGAAACAGCAAAATCAAGTGGATTCTCTGCCTCCATATCCTGAAAGTGGAAATGTTTCTCATTCGAGACAACCCAGCGAAGACTTCCCCCCTCCGCCATATCCTTCTATTCATTCTGTATCTCATTCGAGGCAAGCTAGCGAGGACTTTCCACCACCGCCACCTCCTATTGATGAAAGCTCTAACAATGTTCATGATCAACAACAGTATCAGGAACAGTATCAACATCAGTATCAGCAGCAACAGTATCAGCAGTATCAACAACaccagcaacagcaacagcaacagatCGTACATATGCAGCAGCGTCAACAGCAGTTGGATAATCAGCATATTAGTAGCTTATTGTCCCAGTTGCAGATGAAAAGGGATCAGATTTTAGCCTGTGAAGCTCcaagagaggaaaagagatcCGAAGAAcaggaggaagaagaaaaatcaTCTGGAGAAACTTGGTTACGTGAGTTGCAAGCGAAACAGGCAGAGAGGAGGATGAAGAAACAGGGTCCTCTTGAACAAGATATTCCAAAAGTTAGATCGTCTGCTCCAACAATTTCAGGACCAACTATCGCCAGGAGAACGAGCGATTTGATGATGAATAGTCTTGGCCAAAATTACGATCAGTCCAGTCGGGATGTGCCCGATTGTCCCAGGGTCGTTTCTTCTGTTAAAGACATGGCTGCTAGATTTGAGCAAATTAAGCTGCAACCAGTGCCTAAAACAGAACCAGACCAGAAAATTCTAATGAAGCAAAATGTGAATTGTGTTTCTCCTTCTCCACTGTTAGATGCTCCTCAGGATGTGCAAGTGGAAGAATCGAGGCCAATGAAGCTATCCACAGAAAATGTGACGAACTTTACTAAAACTGACAATTCCTCGAGTCAGTCGATCATGAATTCGAGCTTCGAATCTAGTTCCAGTCAGAACAGTTTTATTTCCACTACAGCCCCGAATAATCCCATGCAAACGCAGCAGAGCGGATTAAATCAAGCAATCATGTCGATGTCTCTTACGCTGCCACACGAAAACGGTTTGCCTATTGATTATCCAGAGGATGACATCAGCGAAGTTGCTATGCAGAATACCATACAGAATACGACCATTCTACCAAGTGAGGACGATATCGCGCCAAGGAAAGTGAAACGTCGAATAGGAAAGAAGAAGAGCGTGTCGTTCTGTGACCAAGTCGTTCTCGTTGCAACTGCAGAGGACGACGAGAAAGATTCTTATATACCTAATCCGATTCTGGAAAGGGTTCTACGATCAGCGATGAATAAGCCAGAAACTGCTCAAGTCCTTCGAGAGATTAGAAGTCTTCAGGAAGCGGAGATGAATAGAGAGAATTGCACTGCCACCAAATTCCAACAGCAGACTCTGCCATTGAAAAGCGAAGCGGACAGTGTTCCTGCAACTCCGTATCAAGATCAGTTGAGAAGCGTAAATCCTATACCTATACCAGACACGATTAAACCTACTTTCGGAAGGCAAAATTCAAACGAGTCGGTGGGATCATTGTCAGACAAGAAATTATGTGGTTCTTATGGTAATGAAGGGCAGGATGTTGTCAGGGATACCTACTCAGGACTTCCTAATGTATCCAAACCACCTACATCGTATTCTCCCCAACTCCAGCAACAGATAAGATACTCTCAGAATGGATACATGCCATATTTGCAGTCTCAGTCAACATATCCCCAAGCACAGACATCTCATCCAAGAAACCAAGGTATTCCTCTGTCTCAAACCCAGAAACCAGCCAGTCCTTACCCCACTCAAATTCAGTATGTACAGAATAACGTGCAGCAACAGAAAGGAATGTCCCAAAAAAGCAGCTATCAGACTTATTACCAGTTAGAACAACAACATAATCAGATGAACAAGCAGATGTCTCAGCAACAGCAACCTAACATGAACCAGAGGATTACTAATCACAATGCAAGTCCCATAACTGTTCAGCATTCGCAGCAGCAATTTGTATATCCACCAACTCAATCTCCGAGCCCTTATCAGAACCAATACAGCCACAGTTCCTATCAAGGCTATCCCTATCAATCTGTTCCTCAGCAGAATAGAATAAACCAACCTCTTCCACAGTATCAGCCACCACCCAATCCTCCAACTTCCTATCAACAACAACAGAGCATGCAGAATTACCAACAAAGGCACGATAATTATCAGAGGGCACCGCAGAAGgccgatcaacaaaatattttgGCACCAAATCAAACATATCCTAATGCATTGCAAAATGGCCAAATCCAGTCGAATATGAAGTATCCTACGTACCAGCATCCCCCTGTGTCTAAACAGAGCAAACAAATGCATTTTGTGCCCACGTCAAAGGGTAACCCGACAGTGGCACAATCTACGTCTCCGTTACAAAAGCCTACGGTTGGTGGCACTGCAAGAACCGCGCCGTGTCATCTCTGCCGGAAGAAACAGGTGACTGAACCTGCTATTTACTGTTCAGACTGCGACTTTTACATGTCTCGTTTCCGGCCAAAAAATTGA